The segment ACTAAATAATTAATAAGAGTATAATATAGTTCAATATTTTCTACAACAAAAGCAAGCTACACATCCCTGCAGAATTAACCTATTAGTATTAgtagaagatttaaaaaaaacattttataaatattttaaggcATATTGCAGAGGAGATTATGCTGTcgtgtaatgtcactggattagtaattcaCAGGGCCAGGCTATACTCTGGGGCAAGGGTtgaaggaatttgaattcaattttaatcCAATATGTaataattgaaagctagtttcagtaatggtggccatgaaactatcaatgattgttgtaaaaaaccatcttgttcactaatgtcctttagggaaagatatCTACTGCCCTTACCGTTTGGCCTGCATGTGCTTCCAGATTCCCAGCAAattggttggctcttaactgccctctgaaatgccttagcaagccactgagttcatgggcaattagggatggtcaacaaatgctggtcttgccagcgatgcctctaccccatgaaagaataaaagaaatacTTTTCTTAGAAAAGTTATTTCCCACTTTTAGTAATATTACTTTAATCCATTAGGTAAATGGTGGTTCTACTAGAAAGCCTTAAAGACAGCTGTTATTTTTCCATAGGGAGCAGAGCCCTGCAATTTCGCGACGACTATGTGTATATAAGAATGAGAAAGCTCTGCCATCTCTACATATTCTTTAATGGTACCACCATTTCTGAGTTTCCTACCATCAACATCGTGAACTGGACCTGCACACCACTACCATGATTATAAGACCCAGTCAAAGGCTGGATACTGTACAACAAATTGGTCACTTCTTGATCCATCAATACTTTGCCACTGGTGAAGGTTCAGTCAGTAGGGGATGGAATAATGCAGTTCAACAATAGTCAAGAATCTTTGACACCAGCCAGAACTGAGCAGTTTGCTTGAAGGGTGCCCCTGTCAGTGCCCTCAGTAGCCAAACCCTGACCATTGATGCACTTCGGCTGTAATAGATACAATCTAAAGGATGCCCAGTAGCAATTCACCAACTTAGGATCATATCTTTTAAAACTATATTTTCTTTTAACATATTGAAAGACATTGCATTATCTGGACATTTGGATGCtgccctggattttttttttaaaaggtcataagttaccttggaactgtcaacaaggatgccttttccaagaaatcacctgaccagcatGGTACTTGAAGGGGAAgagctgtttgtttgttttgaactgcaatcacttcAATTGATGGGGCAAAAAACTGGTAAAGGCAAAGGCAAGTGATGTACTGGAGATCACACAGCAGAGACAAGTTTTAAGTTTTGAACCTGTTGATTGTGAACTCAGTCTGTTAGGAAAATAGTTTAAGAAGGAAGACCACCTTAACTGGCTCTCCTTGCCTTGCTGAAATTCTGTGCGTGGTTATCAACCCACAACCAAATAATTCTCACCTGTGTGTAACTTGTTTGCATTTAAAACTGAAAGGCTCGGATAGGAAAGACTGGTCCAGCCCTATTTATGTTCACGCCATGGTTCCTTTGGAAGGAATGTCCCAACAACTATGGTGACCAGTGAGCAGTCTTCATACAAGGGGGCACCAGATTGACAGCATTAAAACCCTCTGAACTTTATCCCCATAAGGTTTATTTCTAACCGCCCATCCTATGGAATAGAGCTTTAGTCAGCTAAATCATCTAATGGGTTAAATGGTCTAAACGTGATTATATTGCAGTAAGGAATTATGAAAACTAATCGAGCAGTGTAAACTAATCATGCAGTGTAAACTAATCATGCGAAGTATCTTTGAAATGTTTGTGGTTACAACTGTGTCCTGTTATGTGCTAGACGAAACAATGGTGCCCTGATTAAATCTGCTGATATGGTAATTTATGTAATCTTTATCTACATAGTTGTAGTTAAACTGTCTCCTGTCTTATTGTGAAATGTACCATCTGCAATTGTATTACTGCATTCACCCTTTGAACGTGCTAACCATGACATAACTGTGATTTCCTGATGTATGAACCTTATATGGTATGAATGTCCTGTTATGAGTGGTATAAATGACGCTGGATTCTCTGTTCAGGGTGTTAGGCTGACTAGGAACCATGTGTGGTGTCCTGAGCAGCTGACTCCCAAGCATGCTTGAATAAACATAGTTTTGCTTCTAACAAGTCAGTGTTCTTGTAGTTGCGTCGCGATTCGACAATCCCTGCAGAGACAACTTGTGTATCttttgtttgtctctgtgtgtgtgtcagtgtttgctagGAAATTTTTTAAagggatagatagttatacttcccaattacaattgtgtgttaaccagttatTGCAACTTGTTaaataagttttgttttataataaatcaatcatattgaaagaagcctggttaaagtctcttttattctgggtaacagtAGCAAAGTAAATAACTGGCCATTTTGAtgagtgaattaaacttttaaactaatggtacggcctgtggagtagtggggctataTAAACTGCACACTCCTCCTTCCTGATTGTAACACCAAGGTTACTTAAACAACACCTACCTCCACTGCAACCTCTACTATCAAGAAGAATAAAGGCAAGACTGTTTTAGAACATATCACATCCATTCTGACTTGGACATGGTGGCTGGGTCAGAATCATGGAATCACTACCTAGCAGCATTGCAGGAGCATTACAAATAAGGGTCATCACCGTCTTCTCAAGGCCTCAAGGAATTtgcaataaatgcagccttgacTGCATGGCCCCCACTGAAGAAAAAATATAACAATATACCCtttcaaacatatgaattaggaacagaagtaggtcactcggccctggagccattcaataagatcatggatgatctgactgtaacctcaactccacagtcCCACCTACTcccagtaacctttcaccccctagcttatcaataatctatctagctctggtttaaaatattcaaagatacgGCGAATTAACATTATTAATATTGAAGCTTAAAAAATTTCTAGTGGAATCTCTGCACTATTTTTGTTTTGtctatttttgtcttttcttTTTTCATAATGGCTTCACCTTCCTGTGTCTTTATAAAACCTTAGAGTTTTTTTCCCATTATTTTGATTGCACTGCTTTGCTTTtcctttctcactatttacttctttatttctatgattctaagatttTTTTGTAGATCAAGATGAACTTCTACAGCTCTATCTCCCACTTTTACTGGTGCTCGGCTGGATCGGACTGTAACACTTATCTCCTTAGTGTTAGTCCTGATGTTTATAGCTGTGATTGTATGTCTGTGTACTTGACATGGAAACTTCTGTTCTCTCAAGTATTTTCAACCATAGCATAGAATGTTTGGTACCACCGTTTGAGATATTGAAGCAAAGTGGGGAATCCAGTCAAATTAATTTCTAGACTTTGGAAGCAGGGTAGCCAATGGGATACCACAGGGACTAGTGAGGTTTGGGGTCATGAGTAGAATCATGAAAAATTAGGAAATAGGGGTGGGAATGATGTCCACGTTGATCCAGTCCACACTAACTTTCGTCCACAAACGTTGATGAATTGATTATTCCCCACATCTGAAAACACTGACTCACAGGCTGGCTGAGACTGAGAGatactttgcggaacaccttcgctctgtccacaaacatgacccTGACCTTCTGTCGCTTGCTTTTTCAACTCACCATCTTACTCTCATGCTCCCATTTCTgttcttggcctgctacaatgttccaatgaagcccaatgcaagctgaaggaatagcacctcatcttccaattagatgctttacagccttctggactcaacaacaAACTTTTTCCTttaagtgccagtctgtatcttgttctcatgtttttgctttcagatggtGCTGATCtttattaatataaaaacaaaaaactgcggatggtggaaatccaaaacaaaaacagaattacctggaaaaactcagcacgtctggcagcatcggcggagaagaaaagagttgacgttttgagtcctcatgacccttcgacagaacttgagtcaatccaagaaaggggtgaaatataagctggtttaaggtgtgtgaggggtgagggtggtttgggtgaggggagagaagtggagggggttgggtgtggttgtagggacaaacaagcagtgatagaagcagatgatcaaaagatgtcacagacaacagaacaaaagaacacataggtgttaaagttggtgatattatctaaacgaatgtgctaattaagaatggatcgtagggcactcaaggtatagctctagtgggggtggggagagcataaaagatttaaaaatatttaaaaataatggaaataggtgggaaaagaaaaatctatataatttattggaaaaaacaaaaggaagggggaagaaacagaaagggggtggggatggaggagggagctcaagacctaaagttgttgaattcaatattcagtccggaaggctgtaaagtgcctagtcggaagatgaggtgttgttcctccagtttgcgttgggcttcactggaacaatgcagcaagccaaggacagacatatgggcaagagagcagggtggagtgttaaaatggcaagcgacaggaaggtttgggtcattcttgcggacagaccgcaggtgttctgcaaagtgatcgctcagtttatgtttggtctctccaatgtagaggagaccacattgggagaaatgaatgcagtagactaaattggggggaatgcaagtgaaatgctgcttcacttgaaaggagtgtttggccccttggacgatgaggagagaggaagtgaaggggcaggtgttatatcctttgcatgggcatggagtggtgccataggagggggttgaggagtagggggtgatggaggagtggaccagggtgtcccggagggaacgatccctatggaatgccgatagggcgggtgaagggaagatgtgtttggtggtggcatcatgcaggagttggcagaaatggcggaggatgatcctttgaatgcggaggctggtggcgtgataagtgaggacaagggggaccctatcatgtttctgggagggaggagaaggcgtgagggcggatgcgcgggagatgggctggacacggttgagggccctgtcaacgaccgtgggtggaaaacctcggttaaggaagaaggaggacatgtcagaggaactgtttttgaaggtagcatcatcggaacagatgcgacggaggcgaaggaactgagagaatgggatggagtccttacaggaagcggggtgtgaggagctgtagtcgaggtagctgtgggagtcggtaggtttgtaatggatattggtggacagtctatcaccagagattgagacagagaggtcaaggaagggaagggaagtgtcagagatggaccacgtgaaaatgatggaggggtggagattggaagcaaaattaataaatttttccaagtcccgacgaaagcatgaagcagcaccgaagtaatcatcgatgtaccagagaaagagttgtggaagggggccggagtaggactggaacaaggaatgttccacataccccataaagagacaggcatagctggggcccatgcgggtacccatagccacaccttttatttggaggaagtgagaggagttgaaggagaaattgttcagtgtgagaacaagttcagccagatggaggagagtagtggtggatggggattgttcgggcctctgttagaggaagaagctaagggccctcagaccatcctggtgggggatggaggtgtagagggattggacgtccatggtgaagaggaagcggttggggccagggaactggaaattgttgatgtgacgtaaggtgtcagaggaatcacggatgtaggtgggaaggtactggataaggggagagagaagggagtcaagataatgagaaatgagttctgtggggcaggagcaagctgagacgatcggtctgccgggacagttctgtttgtggattttgggtagggggcagaagcgggccgtccgaggttgggtgactatcaggttggaagctgtgggaggaagatcccagaggagatgaggtcagtgacagtcttggaaacaatggcttgatgttcagtggtgggggtcatggtccagggagaggtaggaggaagtgtctgcgagttgacgctcagcctctgcgaggtagaggtcagtgcgccaaacaacaacagcaccacccttgtcagcgggtttgatgacaatgtcagggttggacctgagagaatggagtgcagtaagttcagagagagagagattagaatgggtgaaaggagcagagaaattgagatgactaatgtcgcgccgacagttctcaatgaaaatatcaagagaaggtaagaatccagagggaggggtccaggtggagggagaatattggagatgggtgaaaggattcgttgaacagggagaggactcctgcccaaagaagtgagcctggagacgaagacggcggaagaagagttcagcatcatgccgagcccgaaattcattgaggtgagggcgtaagggtgtgAAGCTAAgttctttgctgagcactgaacgttcagcttcggagaggggaaggtcagggggtatagtgaatacacggctggggctgggattggggtCTTTATTGTGCTATTCAAACTACTCTGGACCTTTGTTATCATTACCACTCCATTTGCCTTTGGTCaataacatctttgtcatttaatctcccctgccctctaacctatcccttaTCTCTTTTGCTCCACTTGCCCCTCCCCTCTTTTTTCAATTGTATAaaacatttctacttttcttcacttccaaagaagtcatattggacttgaaacattaactctgtttctctcttcataaaggctgccagacctgctgagtttttccagcaccttctgttttcAATGTCACTGTGTTGGTGTTTGTCTCGCTATTTCTTCATTAATAATCTAGGcatcaaatttgctgataacattaAAATAAGCAAAACAGTTGAGATAGTGAATGCAACAAAACATGTGCAGATGGATTTTGATTGGTTTGGCAACTGAGCAGACAACACATGGATAATCCAATATTACATATTGGCTGTAAAATTTGGATCATAATTTAAATCTtaaagaggaaagggaggtgtGGAAGTGTATCCGGGAATGAGATTAGATTCAAGAGTTTCAATGTGGACAATGTGGCGAAGGAGCTATAAAAACACATTGGAATACAGAACAAGATCGACAGGGCAGAGGACTATGGAATTTATGCTGAGGCTTTCTTTGCTGCCTTGGTTGATAATAGCTAACTTAAACAAGGGGACATGGATATAAAATTAAATATGAGAGATTTAgaacagagagcaggagaaatgTATTTTGCTAGAGGATCGAAGGCTGTGGAATGCACTATTGGAGTTAGTGATTGAGGTAGAGATCATGGTGTTGAAATTGGTCTTTGGCAGTAGTATGAAATAGGTGACAACAAATCTGACATCAATGGATAGGAAAATTGAGTGTGGTGTAAAGTGGGTTGTCAATATTCTATCACCCTTTCTGCAGTATTGTCAAAGAGCAATTTTACCCACAAGTAAAAGCTTAAACATAGGTTAGACAGATGATTTAAGGATAAGAGGTAAAGGGATATAGGTACAGTGTGGCTGATATCATTAAGTATTACTCACATGGAGGAAACATAccatattggactgggtgagcattgtggctgtttctgtgttgtaatttctATGTGATTCTATGTAAAAGTGCAGATCAAGTATTAAACCGTGTGGTCTGAATCCCTGAGGACAACATCAGGCACTGTGTGGTTTTCCATGAGACCAAGGGTGTCCAGGTGAGTCCATGGACCACATTCCCATCCTGGACATTCAGTTTAGTTGAGTTTCGTTTTCTCTCTGCTTTTTCCTGTTGGAATGATTTTGTGCTGGAAGACTGTTGCTTCAGTGAACAAATCTGCAGCTAGTGTCAATGTAGATTAATGGGAACATTAACTTAAATATTGAACAAACAGAACATCACAGCAACCCATTCTCCGGCGCCAGTTCAATAAATATCACGTTGAACCAGCTCCTCTTCTCCGCCAAGCATTTCACAGCTCATTCTATATATTTTCCTATGTAATTGATTGTGttctaatttctttttaaatgttgttaATATAATTTGTAATATTTCCTAGTCCCGAGGAAGGGTTTACAGGACTTTGATCCACATCTACCACCAGCCCACTCCCAATCAGGAGCCCGAGCGCTGACCCTAGTTTCAGCCACCAGGTGGCGCTGAATACTCAACGACACCCATCTTCCCCCTCACTTGGTGATCTTTGGCAGCAGCGCGAGCTTCGATCCATTGATGGCTGAAGAAGCTCTGAATCCGAGCTGGAGAATCAGGCCAAATGTAAATAGGACGTATTGGAAGGGCGGGTCGGGGTATCGCGCGCTGCGTCAGAGTGACGGTTAGGGGAGTCGGGGGGGTATCGCGCGCGCTGGTTAAGGTGATGGTTGAGAGCCGGGGAGGTATCGCGCGCTGGGTCAGGTTGACGGTTGGGGGGGGAATCGCGCGCTGAGTTAAGGTGATGGTTGAAGGCCAGGGGGGTGAGTATCGCGCGCTGGGGCTGGGGTGACGTTTGGGGGTATCGCGCTGACTTAGGGTGAgggttgggaagggggaggtgTCGCGCGCTGGGTCAGCGTGACACTTGCGTGTACCGTGCACTCAGGGTGACATTTGTGAGTAATGTGCGCTAGTTGACGGTTGTGTATCGCGCGCTGGGTGAGGGTTGGGAGGGTGTCGTGCACTGGCTCAGGAGGCGGGAGAGGAGGCGCTGAGCCGACCAATTGTCTCGAAAGATGGGAATTCTGCCGACTAAACTGGGGAAAATATGTAAAGACAGCCTATTTTATTTTTCGGCTGGTTTTGACCAAGTCATTTATCCCCTGATATTGCAAGCTAAAAATTTTGAGCCAATGATGTTTTCAACTCCGGTTAATGGAGTTTGTATTccagagagtttagtaaagaGAGTTGCTGCTAAATTAATTAACGGCAAATAACCATTTAAAATTCTGCTTTTTTTTACATAGGTTTGGTAAAATGCAGTCTTTTGATGCACTACACCTCAGTGAATGGCAGAAACATTATTTCAATATAATCTCCAATGATTGCACACCTGGACAGAGGGCCGATGCTTATCGTGGACAAATTTTGCAGTTGCAGTATGCATGGGCAAACTCTGATATCTCTCGGGACTGTGCTGCCAGCTCATTCAGGAGATGCACTGAAAAATATTCAGCCATTATTGACTcggacagtgcagagattgggtTGAATAATTATGCTGACAGCGTTCTGAGTTTGTCAAGATGTCAAAAGAATGAAAGCAATCAGTGGCAGTCTTTGTTGACTGAAGACAGTATTTTCAAATTAAAAAGTGTGCAGGCAATGTTTAAATCTGGCAAAACTAGAGACTTGCTGGTATCGGCAGCTGATGTTTCGACAGTAGTCGGGAAAGCCAATTACATGACAAACTTAGACTGTCATAAAGTGGAAACTGCATCTGTCAGTAATACAGAAGCTTCAGTTCCTAAAATTAAAACATTAACATTTCTTGAAGGCACATCAGTGGACAAAGTCAATGTAAACTATTCTTCAGACAAGTCCTCCACAAATAATGCCTTTACATGTCCGAAAATAGCGCAAAATCTGTCAACTGCTAAGCCAGTGACTGATGAAACTAGTGCCTTGGGATCTACAGATAAATTTTCATCGGCACCTTTGAAAAGCCTCTCTGGTGGCCCTTTGTTTGGATTGAGCAAAGTAGCAAGTTGTACTGTACCTCAGACAAGTCAACTAAGAACTGTATCTGGACAGTGTATGCCTATTAATAATAATCTGGCCCTTGTGGCACCTGGTAGCACATCAAAGAGGAAATCTTCCTGGGTATCGGGAGATGGCAGCAGTGATTCATATAATAACATGAGTTATGGACACTTTCAAAACCAAAACTGGACTAATTCTAATCAAAAGAGTTTTGATAATGTGACCAGAAATATGAAATGTGATGGAGGCGCTGCTGATGAAGGTTTTATAACGAATTTTAAAACTGCTAAGGAGCAACTGCATGTTGATCAACAGAAAAAGTTTGGAAATCAGTCTCGACCTCAGCAACTACCTGTAACAATGCCATATAATTGTTCAAAAAAGTCGTTGGGCACAGTCAGGTCTCGTGGTTTATTTGGTAAATTTGTTTCTCCAGTATCAAAACAGGATAATGGTGATGAAAATGGTGGATTGTCTTCAGTGCCTCATGAGAACAGTTCTTCTGAACCCACTCCACCAGTGGATGAATGTTTGAAGAATCTTGAGCCAAAGATGATTCAACTCATTATGAGTGAGATCATGGACCATGGTCCCCCAGTGAACTGGGATGATATAGCTGGGCTGGAGTTTGCTAAAACAACAATTAAGGAGATAGTGGTTTGGCCAATGCTTAGACCAGATATCTTTACTGGACTCCGTGGTCCACCCAAAGGAATTCTCTTATTTGGCCCTCCTGGAACAGGTAAAACGCTAATTGGCAAGTGCATTGCTTGCCAGTCAGGTGCTACTTTTTTCAGCATCAGTGCTTCATCACTAACATCCAAGTGGGTTGGAGAAGGTGAAAAAATGGTACGTGCGATGTTTGCTGTAGCACGCTGCCACCAGCCTGCAGTTATCTTTATTGATGAAATTGATTCTCTCTTGTCCCAACGAGTCGATGGAGAACATGACTCTTCTCGAAGAATAAAAACTGAGTTTTTAGTGCAGTTAGATGGTGCTACTACTTCAGCAGATGATCGTATTCTTGTGGTTGGAGCCACAAACCGACCCCAAGAAATAGATGAGGCAGCTCGTAGACGTCTGGTCAAAAGACTGTACATCCCTTTACCTGAAGTATCAGCAAGGAGGCAGATAGTGGTGAAGTTGATGTCTCATGAAAACTGTTCTCTGAGTCCAGAGGAATTGGAGTTGATCATTGAACAATCTGAAGGATTTTCAGGCGCTGACATGACTCAACTTTGTCGTGAGGCAGCCTTGGGGCCAATCCGCAGCATTCAGATAGCGGACATCGCCACTATCACTCCTGACCAAGTGCGGCCTATTGCATTCATAGACTTTAAAAATGCTTTTGTAAATGTGAGGCCAAGTGTGTCCCTGAAAGA is part of the Carcharodon carcharias isolate sCarCar2 chromosome 3, sCarCar2.pri, whole genome shotgun sequence genome and harbors:
- the fignl1 gene encoding fidgetin-like protein 1 isoform X1 — translated: MFGKMQSFDALHLSEWQKHYFNIISNDCTPGQRADAYRGQILQLQYAWANSDISRDCAASSFRRCTEKYSAIIDSDSAEIGLNNYADSVLSLSRCQKNESNQWQSLLTEDSIFKLKSVQAMFKSGKTRDLLVSAADVSTVVGKANYMTNLDCHKVETASVSNTEASVPKIKTLTFLEGTSVDKVNVNYSSDKSSTNNAFTCPKIAQNLSTAKPVTDETSALGSTDKFSSAPLKSLSGGPLFGLSKVASCTVPQTSQLRTVSGQCMPINNNLALVAPGSTSKRKSSWVSGDGSSDSYNNMSYGHFQNQNWTNSNQKSFDNVTRNMKCDGGAADEGFITNFKTAKEQLHVDQQKKFGNQSRPQQLPVTMPYNCSKKSLGTVRSRGLFGKFVSPVSKQDNGDENGGLSSVPHENSSSEPTPPVDECLKNLEPKMIQLIMSEIMDHGPPVNWDDIAGLEFAKTTIKEIVVWPMLRPDIFTGLRGPPKGILLFGPPGTGKTLIGKCIACQSGATFFSISASSLTSKWVGEGEKMVRAMFAVARCHQPAVIFIDEIDSLLSQRVDGEHDSSRRIKTEFLVQLDGATTSADDRILVVGATNRPQEIDEAARRRLVKRLYIPLPEVSARRQIVVKLMSHENCSLSPEELELIIEQSEGFSGADMTQLCREAALGPIRSIQIADIATITPDQVRPIAFIDFKNAFVNVRPSVSLKDLELYEEWNKTFGCGR
- the fignl1 gene encoding fidgetin-like protein 1 isoform X2, coding for MQSFDALHLSEWQKHYFNIISNDCTPGQRADAYRGQILQLQYAWANSDISRDCAASSFRRCTEKYSAIIDSDSAEIGLNNYADSVLSLSRCQKNESNQWQSLLTEDSIFKLKSVQAMFKSGKTRDLLVSAADVSTVVGKANYMTNLDCHKVETASVSNTEASVPKIKTLTFLEGTSVDKVNVNYSSDKSSTNNAFTCPKIAQNLSTAKPVTDETSALGSTDKFSSAPLKSLSGGPLFGLSKVASCTVPQTSQLRTVSGQCMPINNNLALVAPGSTSKRKSSWVSGDGSSDSYNNMSYGHFQNQNWTNSNQKSFDNVTRNMKCDGGAADEGFITNFKTAKEQLHVDQQKKFGNQSRPQQLPVTMPYNCSKKSLGTVRSRGLFGKFVSPVSKQDNGDENGGLSSVPHENSSSEPTPPVDECLKNLEPKMIQLIMSEIMDHGPPVNWDDIAGLEFAKTTIKEIVVWPMLRPDIFTGLRGPPKGILLFGPPGTGKTLIGKCIACQSGATFFSISASSLTSKWVGEGEKMVRAMFAVARCHQPAVIFIDEIDSLLSQRVDGEHDSSRRIKTEFLVQLDGATTSADDRILVVGATNRPQEIDEAARRRLVKRLYIPLPEVSARRQIVVKLMSHENCSLSPEELELIIEQSEGFSGADMTQLCREAALGPIRSIQIADIATITPDQVRPIAFIDFKNAFVNVRPSVSLKDLELYEEWNKTFGCGR